The Flavobacterium johnsoniae UW101 genomic interval TAAAATTCTTTTCATCTATACTAAATCATTATGGACCAAGCGAAACCACTGTTGGGGCTCTGGTATATCCTGTAACAGAAACATTGGGAACAGAAAATAGTGTTCCTATTGGAAAACCTATTGGAAAAGGAAATGCTTATTTGGTTAACGAAAAAAATGGAAAAGGCGAATTGTACATCGAAGGGCCAGGTGTTGGAATAGGATATTTTAATAATGATAGTGAAACACAAGAGAAATTCTTTTTTAATAAAAAAACAAAAAACTACGGATACAAAACCGGAGATATCTGTAGTATAGACAGCGATGGAAATGTTGTATTTCTAAAGCGAAATGATAATCAAATTAAAATAAGAGGACACCGTGTTGAACTGGATGAAATCGAATCGGTATTAAATAAACATCCAAAAATTTTATATTGCAGGCTGAATACATTTTATGAAAATGAAACTGCTAATATAGAATGCTTTATAAAAATAGCTAAAGAAGAAAGTCTAAAAAAACAAGAATTGCTGTCATGGCTAAGTAAACTATTGCCTGATTATAAAATCCCTTCACATATTTATATTCAAAACGAAGTTGTTTATACCGGAAACGGAAAAATTGATTTTAAAACCTTAAGAAAACAGCATTCTAATAAAAGTGCCAAACGACTTAAAGATCTTGATTTAAACAGTTGGGAAGATAATGTATTATATTGCTGGCAGGAGATATTTGGGCTGGGACACAGTAACAAACATTTTTTAGATTCTGGCGGAGATTCTCTTAGTGCAATCAAATTTGTAGGCAAATTACAATTAAACGGATTTGATGTGAACCTTACAGATTTATACGATAACCCTTATTTGGATCATTTTATTGCGTTGAAAAAATCGCAGAAGAATTCTTTAGAAAATAACACTTTTGAATCTTCAGATTTAAAATTTACAAGTTCTCAATTATCATTTCTAAAAAATGAGTCATTAGATATAAATCCTTATACACAGACTTTATTGTTTGATATAGAGGGAGATATTAATGCCCAGTTATTAGCAAAAGCGATTGAAGAATCCTTAAAATCTCACGAAAGTTACAGCTTGAAATTTATAAATGCTGCCGGTGATTATCTGCCGGAAAATAACATAAATCTAACACAGCCTTTGGTTGTCTATAATTTAAATTCAGATAAATTATTTACAGATCAGCTGTTGCAGATTACTGGAGATTTGGTCAATAATATTGATGTAGAAAAAGGAATTTTGTTTAAATCGGCTTTGATTACAGATACGGCTAAAAATCTGAATTATTTATTTTTTGTAAGTCATCACCTCATTACCGATGCCATTTCATGGAATACTTTGTTAGAAGAAATTTTATGGAGATATGAATCCTTAACTATAGAAAGAGTTTTACCTGTAAATAAAGAACAGATTCAGAATCATTTTTATAATAAAACCGAAAAATTGGCACAGCCAAAACTTCGAAAACCTTTAGGCATCAGCAATAAAATAAAAAGAATTCCAATAAGTAAAAGCAATACAAATTATTCGAACGCTGTAATTTCAGTTGTTGTTGCTGCTGAATATGCTGAAAAATTAAAGTATTTAGAAACCGAATCGGATAGTCATTTAAAACTTCAGGATTTTTTCCTGAATAGTTTTATTAGTTCTCTTTTTGATTTTTACAATACTGGGGAGTGTACTGTTGATATGGAGTTTCACGGAAGACCAGAAGAAAATGAAGGAATAGATTTAAGCAGATCTGTTTCATGGTGGTCCACAACGCTTCCTGTAGATTTTGACGAAAGCCATAGGTCTGTTCAGCTGCTGAAAGAATTCATGGATCCTATTACAGATTATGCTAATAATATTAATTCCTGCCAGGAGATTTTTTCAAAAAAAGCAGAATTAAAGGCTGATATTCGATTTAATTATTTAGGAAAATTTCCAGAATCATATGGCAATTCTTCTTTAAAACTGACTCCGTCGCATTATACGACCAGCCCTACGAGATCAAACAAGAATAATAATGAATATAAATTATTCTTTACAGGAAGATTTATTGGCAGTAGTTTAATTTTTGATATTCAATACAATACCGCTTGTTTCACTAGTCAGGAGATACACAATATGATCAATCTCTTTTTAAAATATTTGGCAGCTTATACTGACTTTGGAAAGAACAAAAAGTTAGGCGATTTTGCCCAGCTGTATTACAATAATGTTTGTACAGTTGGAAAAACAATGTTGAATTTTCCAATTAATAAAACAGCGAAAAAACAAAACAAAACGGTTTTACTAACAGGAGCAACCGGCTTTTTAGGATCGAGTGTTTTAAGGGATCTGCTTTTAGAAGATGCTGAGGTATTCTGCCTCATTAAATCGGAAAATTTATATAATGCGAAACAAAAACTAAAAGATACTTTAGATTTTTATTTCCCCGGAGAAATGCTTTCGGAGAAAATCAACACGAATATAGTATTGGGAGATTTGTCTAAAAGATATTTAGGAATGGACGATTACAATTATCTTTTAAATCATATAGATGTTGTAATTCATTGTGGTGCCAATGTAAACCTTGTAAAATCATTTGATGATTTAAATGATACAAATGTGTATGGCACAGAACAAATTATATCTTTTGCAAAACAAGGCAGAGAAAAAACACTGCATTATATTTCAACCCTGGCAGTCAGCGGTTATACAACAGCTTCTGTACAGGATTTTTCAGAACATCATTTTGATATTAATCAAAAATTCTTGTCTGGATATGAAAAGTCAAAGTTTCATGCCGAAAAAATTGTAAGAACAGCTTTTAGTGAAGGACTAAAAGGTAAGATCTATCGTGTAGGACATATTGGAGCACATTCTGTAACAGGTAAATTTCAAAAAAATGCAACAGATAATAGGGTTATTCAGGTCTTAAACGGAATCATTTCGCTAAATCAGATTCCAGCTTCTTATAACGAAAAAATCTCTTTTTCTTATGTTGATGTTATTTCTAATATAGTTTCATCGATTTCATTACAAAAAATTGAGTGTGATTTAGATTGTATACATTTAGAAAACACAGCTTATTTCTCAATTAAAGAAATTGCTTCAATGATGAACAATATTGGTTATCCATGTAAAATAGTTGACGATGCAGTTTTTAACAATGAAGTAATTAATTTTAAAGGATCTGAAAAAGAATACGAATGTATTTATGGCTATAATATTTGGGTTAACCGATATCTTTCACAAAAAAGAAATGTAAGATACTTAAGTAATGACTCCAATGAGATTTTTAGCAAATATGGTATTGTTTTTCCAAAACTATCAAATAGCTGGTTAAAAAAACTAATTGTTAATCAGCTCGAATCTGAACCAATTAAAGAAGTTAGTTTATATTAGAAATCAGGTACTTTTTGAAGTATCTAAAAGAACAAAATTAGGTGTTGGCTTTTTAATTAAAGTCAGCCCTTTTTTTTTGTATTAAAATTCATCACGTTTAAAAAAATCTCTTTTCCGTAGTCCATAAAATTAAATAGAAAATGAGATTAAAGTTGTAAATACCTTATTTTATTGGGATTTAGCTCTTTGTTGAATTTTTAAGCCCGTAATTATTTTACGAAAAATCCGTAATATTTAGATTTATGTTACTGCTACTTTTGAATAAATCAAATTGTTTATTGCATTTGAATCATGAACTGAGACAAAATTCCTGAAGCTTATTTTAAAATGAATCAGCATTGGAAAAACTGGAAACCAAATATAATTTTTGGATTGTTTCTAACATATAAAAAATGCTTCTAATAAATAAAATATATACAAATGAGCAAAAAAATAATTCATACCGTATTTGAAAGTGTAGTACAAAGCCAAGGCAGCAATATTGCTTTGCAAGGCGATCAAGGAAATATATCATATCAGGAGCTAAATCAATATTCAAATAAGCTGGCGCATCTTTTGCTTAATAATAACATATCTAGAAATGATATTGCAACTGTTTATTTTTCAGATCCGAGATTACAGGTTATTTCATTACTTGGTGCTTTAAAGTCAGGAGCGATTTATCTGCCAATTGATAAAAAGTACAAACGCAATCATTGGGAAGAATTATATACCACAATACTTCCAAAAGTATATATTACTGCTTCAGAAGATCTTCCGCTGTTACATCAATTCAGTGACTCGTTCGATTATTCTATTCCATTTATCATAACATTATTAATTGATAGCCATGGAGCGTTAAAACATAAATTGTATGCCTATTCAAATAAAACATACGTAGATGTAACGAGCAAAACTCCTTTATCTGACGAAAATCCAAATTTAGAATTTGGAGAGAATGATCCTAATTATATTTATTTCACTTCAGGTTCAACCGGCAATCCAAAAGCCGTTTTGGGCTGTCATAAAAGTCTGAGTCATTTTATACACTGGGAATCTAAAGAGCTGGGTATAAAAGAATCAGATAAAATAGGATTACTGCCTTCTTTTTCATTTGATGCTTCAATCCAGGCTGTTTTTATGGCGTTGATTAACGGAAGCACACTTTGTTTAATTAATTCTGAAACGAAAGAAGATATTATTCAACTGCAAAACTGGATAAGAAATTATAATATTACGGTGCTTCACATGGTGCCAACCTTATTCAGGATTTTGAGTATTTATTCTGAAGGTAAAGACAAAAATCTTTCATTTCCTGATTTGAAATACATATTGCTGGCAGGAGAAAAATTATATAACAAAGATGTTGTAAACTGGAGAGAATGTCACGGAAACAACACAGAAATTATCAATTTCTACGGAACTACAGAAGCTACAATTCTTAGCACATTTTATAGAATAGAACAAGAACTTCAAGGGGAATTATCTGATGTGTTTTGTGTTGGACAGCCAATTTCAAATACTGCCATATTAATTTTAAATAAAGAAAATAAACTTTGCAAGATTGGCGAAGTAGGAAGTATTTACATAAAAACGCCATTTTTAACAAAAGGATATTACAAAAATCCGGAGCTGACAGCTGATAAATTTATACAAAATCCGTTAACTGCTTCAACAGATATTATTTATAAAACAGGCGATTACGGAAAATATGATTCGCAGCGAAATACTATCGTTACAGGAAGAGAAGATGGTTTGGTAAAAATTAATGGGGTTCGTATTGATATTAATACAATCGAGCAGACTATCCTGAAATTAAAAGAGGTCGATATGGTAAAATGCCTTACCTATCAACAAGATTTACTAAATGTAATTTTGGTATGTTTTTATAAATCAGCAGCTGTTAATGAAAACGACATTAGAAAACACTGTCTTGAGTATTTATCTCAATATGAAATGCCTTCTCGTTTTATTGCCCTTGACGAAGTGCCAATTAATGCTAATGGTAAAATTGATCCGGTTGTCCTGAAAAAAATAATCGACGATACATTAGCTGCAGATAATAATGAAACTGAAGATGAAACTCAAGCTGATGAAACAGAACAAAAACTAATTCAGATCTGGAAAGAAATATTAAATGTTGAAAAAATCAGACTAAAGGATAACTATTTGTTTTTAGGAGGAAACAGTATTAAACTTATTCAATTAAGACTTAGAATTCAGCAAAATTTTGATGTAGAACTCAGCATTTATGATTTATTTACTAATCCGGTTTTAAAAGAACAGGCAAAACTAATCGCAGAATCGAAGAAATCTGTTTTCGAGGCTATTCCACAAGTACAAGCTCAGGAATATTACAATTTATCTTCAACACAATACAGAATGTGGGTTGTTTCGCAAATAGAAAGCAGTTCTATTGCATATAATATGCCTAGTGCTTTCTTATTAAAGGGAGAAATTGACAAGTTAAAATTCAACGAAGCATTTAAAAATATTATTGAACGTCATGAAATCCTGCGAACTTTTTTCAAATCAAATCAGGATGGAGAAGTTCACCAATATATTACACCAGTAAACGAAGCCGCTTTTGAAATTACTGAAAAGGATCTGTCGCATTTTAATTCATTAGAAGAAATTAAACCTTACCTAATCAGCTTAAACGCAGAACCATTTAATTTAGAAGAAGCACCACTTTTAAGAGCTTATTTAATTAAAGTAAATGAAAATCAGCATGTATTCTATTTTACAATGCACCATATTATTGGCGACGGATGGTCATCATTAATTTTGCTTAAAGAAATAATCAGCACATATAATAGCTTATTAAATGGAAACCAGACTGAATTAGAAGGGTTAAATATTCAGTTTAAAGACTATGTAGCATGGTCACAAAATGAAACCCATTTAGAGAAAAACAAAATTTCTGAAAACTATTGGTTAGATCAATTTTCTGGTGAATTGCCAGTATTAGAACTGCCAGGTTTTAAAAAACGCCCTTTAATAAAAACTAATAACGGGAACAAGATAGAACACGTTTATTCGGCAGAATTTACTAAAAAATTAAAGTCATTTTCAGAAACTCAAAATGTTACTTTATTCATGACTTTAATGGCAGGAATAAATACACTTTTGTCAAGATATTCAGGGCAGGATGATATTATTGTTGGAACGCCGGTTGCAGGAAGAGAGCACCCGGATTTAGAAAACCAGATTGGTCCTTATTTAAATACTGTTGCTATCCGGACAAAACTAGAAGAGCAGGAAACTTTTACTTCATTATTGTTAAAAGAAAAGCAGCTATTATTAAACTCATATCAGCATCAGGATTATCCTTTTGATGAATTGGTATGGAAATTAAATTTAGCTCAGGATAGCAGCCGTTCATTTTTATTTGATGTTTTAGTAGTATTACAAAACCAAAACCAGGTTGCTAATTTAAATATCAGCGAAGAATTAAGCGGTATAAAAATAGAACCAGTTGATTTTGAAAGCAATTTTTCAAAGTTTGACCTGAACTTTATGTTCATCGAAGCAGAAAACTTAAACCTTTCAATTACTTATAATACAGATATCTACGATCAGTTTTTAATTAAAAGAATGTTTCAGCATTTCGAAATTCTTTTAAACCAGTTTACTGCTAATCCTGATGTCGCTGTCAATAAAGTTGATTATCTGACAGAAAACGAAAAAACACAGTTATTGTTTGATTTCAATGATTTGATTGTAGAGTATCCAAAAGATAAAACTATTGTGGATTTGTTTGAGGAACAAGCTGCTAATAATCCTAATGTTACAGCAATTGCATTTGAGGAAAAAAATATTACTTACGCAGATTTATCTAAAGAAGTAAATGCATTAGCAGCACAGCTTTCTGAACAAAATGTTGAAAGAGGAGATAAAATTATAATTTGTTTTAACAGCCATATCGAAAAAGCAATAACAGGACTATTGGCTGTTTTAAAAATAGGAGCGGTATATGTTCCTGTAGATTCAGATTATCCATTAGAAAGAATCCGTTTTATTGTTGAGGATACCAAAGCAAAATTCGTTATTACAAACAGTTTAGATGCTGTTATTTTTAAAGATGTAAATGCAGATATAATTGCATTAGACGAACAAAAAGAATTTGAAAACAGTAAAGAACTTGTTTTTGAAAAAATCAACATTTCAGATAATGCTTATGTGATTTATACCTCAGGATCTACGGGAAATCCTAAAGGAGTAGTGGTAAGCCATAGAAATATAAACGATTATGTTTTTGGATTAAAATCTAAAATTCAAATACAAAAGAATGACTCTTTTGCCTTAATGTCTACATTGGCTACAGATTTAGGAAACACAGTTCTTTTTGGTTCTTTACTGACTGGAAAAACGCTGCATTTGTTTTCGAAAGACAGTTTAAGAGATGTAAATTATATTCAGGAATATTATGAAAATCATTCTATCGATTGTATTAAAATTGTGCCAAGTTATTGGAAATCATTAAACTTAAAAAGCCAGTCTCCTAACAAGATGATCATTTTTGGCGGAGAAGAGCTGACCGTTGATGTTGTAGAACAAATCAAAAACGAAAAGCCTGCTATTACCATTGTTAATCATTACGGACCTACCGAAACAACTATTGGGAAATTACTTCATGTTGTTGATCTGGAAAATTCATACGATCGTATTCCAATTGGAAGACCGTTCTCGAATACCAATGTATTTGTAGTAGATCAGAACTTTTTACTATGTCCTGTAGGTGTTGAAGGAGAATTGGTTATTGGGGGAGATGGTGTCTCAAATGGTTATTTGAATAATCTGCAATTAACAGAAACGCAATTTGTTAAAGATACACTTCTTCAAACAGAAGCGAAACTTTACAAAACCGGAGATAAAGTAAAACAATTTCCAAATGGTGATATCGAATACTTAGGACGATTTGACGATCAGGTAAAAATAAGAGGGCACAGGATTGAATTAGGAGAAATAAGCAGAAATCTTGCATTAATCGAAGGCATAAGCCAATCTATTGTAACAGTAGGCCAAAATAACGAGGAGAAGTTTTTAATTGCTTATTACGTTTCAGAAACACAGTTAGATAAAAAAGAAATTCAGTCCAGTCTATCTAAAGTACTGCCAGAATATATGGTGCCGTCGTATTATGTGAAGTTAGAAAGTCTGCCTTTAACATCGAATGGAAAAATCAACAGAAAAGCACTTCCTAAAATTTCTGAGAAAGACATTATCCGAAAAGAATATGTAGGGCCAAGAAATAAAACAGAAGAAAAATTAGTTCAAATCTGGCAGGAAATACTAAAAGTAGAAACAATTGGTGTAACTGATAATTTCTTTAATCTTGGCGGACACAGTTTATTAGTTGTTAGAATTCTCAACTTAATCAAAAAAGAAATAGGCTTAAATATTTCTGTAAAAACATTTTTTGAAAATCCTACTATTGATGCCTTATCAGGACAGTTAAAAGGAAAAGAAACAGAATCTTTCTTTATTGAAAAAATTGCTCCTGCTGATTCTTATCCGGTAACGGCTTCGCAAAAAAAGTTTTGGTTAATCAGCCAGTTTGAAGATGCTTCTTTAGCTTATAATATGCTGACTGTTTTTAGACTTGAAGGAAATTTAATTATTCCAAAATTCCAGGAATCGTTTATCCATCTTATCGAAAGACACGAAAGTTTAAGAACTTCTTTCAAACTTAATGAAGATGAAGAATTAAGACAGTTTATAGTGCCTGTTGAAGATCTGGATTTTAGTATCAATTATGTTGATCTCAGCTCTAATGAAACAACCGAAGAAAATTTAGCCGCTTATGTAGAAAAAGAAAATGCGATTCGATTTGATTTAGAAAAAGCACCTCTGGTTCGTGCTTCATTAATAAAAGCCGCTGAAGGTAAATTCGTATTCTTTATATCAATGCATCACATTATTGGAGACGGCTGGTCATCTGAATTATTAGTTGGAGAAGTTGTTTCTATCTACAATGCTCTTATTCAGGAAAGAGAAGTGAATTTACCAGAATTAAGAATTCAGTATAAAGATTATGCAGCCTGGCTTAACAATGAAATTGAAAAAGAAGGATATAAAATTTCAGAGAAATATTGGTTAGATCAATTTTCAGGAAATCTTCCAACTATTGAACTGCCTGGTTCTAAAATAAGACCTTCAGTAAAAACGTATAATGGAGACTATTTAGGTTATGAGTTTTCAGACAGTTTTTCGCAACAGTTAAGAGATTTCTCTACAGAGCAGAATGTATCATTGTTCATGGTATTAACAGCTGGAATCAACACGTTGTTAAGTAAATATACAGGAGAAAATGATATTGTTGTAGGAACTCCGGTTGCAGGAAGAGAACATCCTGATTTAGAAAATCAAATAGGACTTTATTTAAATACGCTGGCTCTAAGAACCAAAATAAATCAAAAAAACAGTTTCTTAGAATTATTGCAGCATGAAAAAGAAGTTATTCTGGGAGCTTACGAAAATCAGCTTTATCCGTTTGATGAATTGATTGATAAACTGCAGTTAAAAAGAGACAGAAGCAAAGCCTTATTATTTGATATACTGATTGTTTTACATAATCAGACAAAATTAAATATGGAAGATGATGAAAAACTGGTAGACCTTTACATTAAACCTTATGCCTCAACACGTAAAACTTCGCAGTTTGATTTGTCATTTAGATTTTCAGACAATGAGAGACTATATCTTGAAATAAATTACAATACAGATATCTACGAAAAATCATTTATCGAAAAAGTATTTACACATTTTGAAGCACTGGTTTTTCAATTAATAACCAAACCAGAAATAAAATTAGAGCTTGTTGATTTTCTATCTGAAGAAGATAAAAGAGAAATCGAAATGAGTGATTACTGGAAATCGGTTTTCAAAAATGAATTTTCAAATGTTGTATTTCCTTTTGAAAAACAAACTCTTGAAAAATTGGATAAGTCAGGAGCTCAGTTTCAGTTTTCTATTAATGAAGAATTAAAAGAAGGATTAGAAAAATTATCAGATTCAAACAGTGGTGATCTTTTTACTTCAGTATTGTTTTCTCTAAAAACGACAGTACGAAAATATATTGAAAATGATGAGGTTGCATTTCATATTTCAATTCCGGAAGAAGCACCTAATGAATGGCATAAATTGGATTTACCATTTGTTACCAATATCAGTAACGACGAATTACTGCTGGATGTTTACAACGATTTGAATTTTAGAATAACTGAGTTAAAGGAAAATCTTTTTACTGATTTTCAATTGGCAAAAAAAACGGCTGATTCTTTTTATAAACAAAATGAAGCTGCAGTTTTCAATATCAAATACAATTATCATAAAAATCATGATTTTCAGGATTGGGTGCAGTTAGAATCAACAGAAGGAAACGAGTTTGAAAAAAGTATCATTTTTAAGGAAGAAGCTGCAATTACTCATAATATGTCATTCGATTTTTATGAAAATGAATCTAGTGTTACCTGTGTACTAACTTATAATGCAGATAAATACGATAAAAATCAGGTTGTGTTATTTATAGAAAGATTCAAAATTGTAATGAACCAGATAGCGAATACCAAAGAACAATTCAGCAAGCTGACAACTCGTGAGATCAGTTTTAATTATCAAAAAGAAAAACAAGCGGGGAAAAGCAAAATGCTATTAGAAGAGAATTTCTAAAATCAGTCCTTAAACTATTACAAACAGATATTAATTAACCATTAAATAAAAACAATATGATTAAATCCTTAATACAATCTATGGCAGTATGCCCGGATATGAATAAAGTTTACCCTAAAATTGATTACGGTAAAGGTGTATATGTATATGACCAAAATGGTAAAAAATATTTAGATGCATCGTCAGGATCTTCGGCAGTTTCAAATATAGGACACGGGAGAACTGAAATTGCAGATGTAATTCACCAGCAGGTTTCTAAAATATCTGTTTTGCCAACACACGCTTTTAACTCAGATGTAGTCGAAAGTTATTTAGATCGTCTTGTTTCTTTTGCGCCAGCAGGATTTAGCAAAGCGTGGACAGTAATGAGCGGGACTGAAGCGGTAGAAAGTGCAGTTAAACTTGCTTTACAATTTCATCAGTTAAGAGGAGATTTCAACCGATACAAAGTAATTTCAAGATGGAATACTTATCATGGAAACTCAGTTTTTATGCTGGATGTAGGAGGAATGAAAATCAGAAGAGAACTTTACAAGCAGTGGCTTAATAATTTTCCTCACATTTCTCCGGCTTACAATTACAGAAGACCGGAAGAATTAAATGAAGATCAGTTTGTTCAAAGTTTACTGGCAGAGTTTGAAACTACAATTATTGAAGAAGGTGCAGAATCAATAGCTGCTTTTGTGGCAGAACCTGTAATCGCCTCAGCAATGGGTGCAGTACCGCCTCCGGCAAATTATTTTGCAGGAATCTCAAGAATATGTAAAAAATACGGAATCCTTTTTATTACAGACGAAATCCTGACAGGTTTTGGAAGAACAGGTAAAAATTTTGGTATGGATAATTATGGTGTTGTACCAGATATTATCGCAGCCGGAAAAGGAATGAGCGGCGGTTATTTTCCTTTATCAGCCGTAATTGCTTCAGCATATGTTACACAGCCTTTTATTGACACAAAAACGCCATTTCTTGGCGGTTACACTTTTGCTTGTAATCCGGTTGGCTGTGCT includes:
- a CDS encoding aminotransferase family protein; this encodes MIKSLIQSMAVCPDMNKVYPKIDYGKGVYVYDQNGKKYLDASSGSSAVSNIGHGRTEIADVIHQQVSKISVLPTHAFNSDVVESYLDRLVSFAPAGFSKAWTVMSGTEAVESAVKLALQFHQLRGDFNRYKVISRWNTYHGNSVFMLDVGGMKIRRELYKQWLNNFPHISPAYNYRRPEELNEDQFVQSLLAEFETTIIEEGAESIAAFVAEPVIASAMGAVPPPANYFAGISRICKKYGILFITDEILTGFGRTGKNFGMDNYGVVPDIIAAGKGMSGGYFPLSAVIASAYVTQPFIDTKTPFLGGYTFACNPVGCAVGNKVMDILEREDVIGNAKRMGALFLEKLKALYEFEIVGDVRGEGLLCGVEIVQNQSTKEPFPVSMGISKMLGEKAIQKGVVLYPGRGSVDGVLGDHIQISPPLVINEEQLDEIVDVLKECLKEVMSEIKKTTLNYESIES